In a genomic window of Phaeodactylum tricornutum CCAP 1055/1 chromosome 6, whole genome shotgun sequence:
- a CDS encoding predicted protein: MDTYRRDTFAVIIVSFSWILCAFCWNLPSVTATQSTDERWVHRRIQDDHDSSCPGDSIWHCDNPDLVRSDDPTVGCDKETCEWYIDWLDPDNKPLVCQGIVILLSSIAFLPNELEPCLLWELEHGHSGLTTARALEAFTDDFLTPFASPHTTTTPTALASTISPLPTPFESSASSLEPATEDPITSNSVEFDTVLVSYFVLPGALRRQRRLVAQFDLVALQETTSVHIQRELDALYGQDGFVEQVDVLLVLADSTQLDDGAIVETYAINGVVTVADVDLIQANSVSRLIRKSFDDEPLQRYLGLLKASDDPVLQQTYQLYVGLPSDLNLEGANPTSGNDQDASNESEKDKLLDFEWSALWIAVFAGAGFGIILLSAILIYLCCCRNTTSRLQHSKSGGTVPSSRNDVDPTDPTGYDNSSFTDRGVPQDTSDDCAGSETTSVYSYVDSGTVIDSIVDDQNYSIAPSYMHGIHTSLKDNQRFKNAYEDDDDEDIETVQSRHGMWSVIDGIEDGNMIDANIVNENTPSVSSTSSPSRMVVTTERSKKANGEFLIFSDEDEDDLSLVSEHYKLQIAQTRSVCSAKSSLGLGGESKIGESWPDDEEESEMSGRRLPFTNSDSPSQKSLVSSPGSKLTLSAASVSKEQRSWKTTLTPESHVSTAASSSDDDSSIFLGADSSLANRLTNDKSILQLRPEHSVRSVRDGPIGHRTQGLSNGTILSPKEKAQLGWNASRSLPDDGNSDSDSDIESVLIPENYKMNPEPIAGPNDYPLESMASF; encoded by the coding sequence ATGGACACTTACCGCCGGGACACCTTTGCCGTTATCATAGTTTCCTTTTCGTGGATTCTGTGCGCCTTTTGTTGGAATTTGCCATCCGTCACTGCAACACAATCAACGGACGAACGTTGGGTTCACCGTCGAATCCAAGATGACCACGATTCTTCCTGTCCCGGGGACAGTATTTGGCATTGCGACAATCCTGACCTTGTGCGTAGTGACGACCCGACCGTCGGTTGCGACAAGGAAACCTGCGAATGGTACATTGATTGGCTTGATCCTGATAACAAGCCTTTGGTGTGTCAAGGCATTGTCATTCTGCTTTCTTCGATTGCTTTCCTTCCCAACGAATTGGAACCTTGTCTTCTCTGGGAGTTAGAGCACGGTCATTCTGGACTAACTACAGCTCGGGCTCTCGAGGCTTTTACTGACGACTTCCTGACTCCTTTCGCGAGTCCGcatacgacgacgacaccgacTGCTCTTGCGTCGACGATTTCTCCCTTACCGACTCCGTTTGAGTCGtctgcttcttccttggaacCGGCGACAGAAGATCCAATAACCAGTAACAGTGTCGAATTTGATACGGTCCTCGTATCTTACTTTGTACTACCCGGCGCTCTACGACGTCAAAGGCGTCTGGTAGCTCAATTCGACCTGGTCGCACTGCAAGAGACGACGTCCGTTCACATTCAGCGCGAGCTGGATGCTCTTTACGGACAGGATGGCTTTGTCGAGCAGGTTGATGTTCTTCTTGTGTTGGCAGACTCCACTCAGCTCGATGATGGCGCAATCGTAGAAACATACGCAATCAATGGCGTTGTAACCGTCGCTGATGTTGATCTGATTCAAGCAAATTCCGTCTCGCGGCTGATACGCAAGAGCTTCGATGACGAACCGCTGCAACGTTACTTGGGGCTTTTGAAGGCTTCGGATGACCCGGTCCTACAGCAGACTTACCAGCTTTACGTTGGGCTGCCATCCGATCTGAACTTGGAAGGGGCAAACCCTACTTCTGGAAACGATCAGGATGCTTCCAACGAATCAGAAAAGGACAAGCTTCTTGATTTTGAATGGAGCGCGCTGTGGATTGCTGTATTCGCCGGTGCGGGGTTCGGCATTATTTTATTGTCCGCCATTCTCATTTACCTTTGCTGCTGCCGAAATACCACATCCCGCTTGCAACATTCCAAGTCTGGTGGAACAGTACCCAGCTCTCGAAACGACGTTGATCCTACGGACCCAACCGGGTACGATAATTCCAGTTTTACAGATCGAGGCGTTCCGCAAGATACCTCCGATGATTGCGCGGGAAGCGAAACGACGTCGGTCTACTCATACGTCGATAGCGGTACAGTTATTGATTCAATCGTCGACGATCAGAACTATTCAATCGCACCTTCGTATATGCATGGAATTCACACCTCACTCAAAGACAACCAACGTTTTAAGAATGCGTAtgaggacgatgatgatgaggatATAGAAACTGTTCAATCTCGCCACGGCATGTGGAGTGTTATAGATGGGATTGAAGATGGAAACATGATCGATGCGAACATCGTTAACGAGAATACACCAAGTGTATCGAGCACTTCATCACCCTCTCGCATGGTGGTCACCACCGAGCGTTccaaaaaagccaacggtGAGTTCCTCATTTTTTcagacgaagacgaagacgacctTTCTCTTGTAAGCGAGCACTACAAGCTGCAGATAGCGCAAACTAGGTCCGTTTGCTCTGCGAAAAGCTCATTGGGTTTGGGAGGCGAAAGCAAAATTGGAGAGTCATGGCctgatgatgaagaagaaagtgAAATGTCGGGGAGGAGGTTACCGTTTACAAACTCCGATTCGCCATCACAAAAAAGTTTGGTTTCTTCCCCGGGCTCCAAGCTCACATTGTCTGCAGCTTCGGTCTCCAAGGAACAGAGATCATGGAAGACGACATTGACGCCAGAGTCACATGTATCCACAGCTGCGTCCAGTAGTGATGACGACAGCAGTATATTTCTTGGTGCAGATTCGTCCCTGGCGAACCGGTTGACCAACGACAAGTCTATTCTACAGCTCCGACCGGAACATAGTGTTCGTTCTGTACGAGATGGACCTATTGGACATCGTACCCAAGGCTTATCCAATGGCACAATTCTTtcaccaaaagaaaaagcacagCTTGGATGGAACGCCAGTCGATCTCTTCCAGATGATGGCAATAGTGACAGCGACAGCGACATTGAGTCTGTTCTCATTCCGGAAAACTACAAGATGAATCCAGAACCAATTGCGGGACCTAATGATTATCCATTGGAATCTATGGCATCTTTTTGA
- a CDS encoding predicted protein → MSFSKETTSTSSAANDASVFESSRVSEDDDVSSEEDDTLLPMNHISNMQKKSDSIRYDEYQSFLSRSERAHEKPDKPPTADELRQRKVKFPSEPEELLTIFEFEPLNADEKYAVYMQHEDFSRVDKDMELLAFRWENHVSGRIILDEDVATIRGLEERFKNTGRGKAMAVHEKAVLEEIHSQKVEGKNSVKDLDWERIRQASLRTSKQRIDYAVQLAKEDEEARVQAWIPKQQQKLFSAATKDDKKKKKKGFLGLFGRK, encoded by the coding sequence ATGAGTTTCTCCAAGGAAACCACAAGCACATCGTCGGCCGCGAACGACGCCAGCGTATTCGAATCTAGCAGGGTCTCAGAAGACGATGACGtttcttctgaagaagacgacacCTTGCTTCCAATGAATCACATTTCAAATATGCAAAAGAAATCGGATAGTATTCGATACGATGAATATCAAAGCTTTTTGTCACGGTCCGAGCGCGCTCACGAGAAGCCCGATAAGCCACCTACGGCGGACGAGCTCAGACAGCGAAAAGTGAAATTTCCATCAGAACCGGAAGAGCTTCTTACGATATTCGAATTTGAGCCTTTGAACGCTGATGAAAAATATGCGGTATACATGCAGCATGAGGACTTCTCTCGAGTAGACAAAGACATGGAACTTCTTGCTTTTCGATGGGAAAACCACGTTTCTGGTCGAATAATCTTGGATGAAGACGTTGCGACGATCCGCGGTCTGGAAGAACGTTTTAAAAACACAGGACGCGGAAAGGCCATGGCTGTCCACGAGAAAGCCGTGCTTGAGGAGATTCATAGCCAAAAAGTTGAGGGCAAAAACTCAGTAAAAGATCTGGATTGGGAACGAATCCGTCAAGCGTCGCTCCGTACCTCGAAGCAACGAATCGATTATGCAGTCCAGCTAGCCAaggaggacgaagaagcgagAGTTCAGGCCTGGATACCTaagcagcagcaaaagctattttcagcagcaacgaaagacgacaagaagaaaaaaaagaaaggatTTCTTGGTTTGTTCGGAAGGAAATGA
- a CDS encoding predicted protein, whose translation MQKKSDSIRYDEYQSFLSRSERAHEKPDKPPTADELRQRKVKFPSEPEELLTIFEFEPLNADEKHAVYMQHEDFSRVDKDMELLAFRWENHVSGRIILDEDVATIRGLEERFKNTGRGKAMAVHEKAVLEEIHSQKVEGKNSVKDLDWERIRQASLRTSKQRIDYAVQLAKEDEEARVQAWIPKQQQKLFSAATKDDKKKKKKGFLGLFGRK comes from the coding sequence ATGCAAAAGAAATCGGATAGTATTCGATACGATGAATATCAAAGCTTTTTGTCACGGTCCGAGCGCGCTCACGAGAAGCCCGATAAGCCACCTACGGCGGACGAGCTCAGACAGCGAAAAGTGAAATTTCCATCAGAACCGGAAGAGCTTCTTACGATATTCGAATTTGAGCCTTTGAACGCTGATGAAAAACATGCGGTATACATGCAGCATGAGGACTTCTCTCGAGTAGACAAAGACATGGAACTTCTTGCTTTTCGATGGGAAAACCACGTTTCTGGTCGAATAATCTTGGATGAAGACGTTGCGACGATCCGCGGTCTGGAAGAACGTTTTAAAAACACAGGACGCGGAAAGGCCATGGCTGTCCACGAGAAAGCCGTGCTTGAGGAGATTCATAGCCAAAAAGTTGAGGGCAAAAACTCAGTAAAAGATCTGGATTGGGAACGAATCCGTCAAGCGTCGCTCCGTACCTCGAAGCAACGAATCGATTATGCAGTCCAGCTAGCCAaggaggacgaagaagcgagAGTTCAGGCCTGGATACCTaagcagcagcaaaagctattttcagcagcaacaaaagacgacaagaagaaaaaaaagaaaggatTTCTTGGTTTGTTCGGAAGGAAATGA
- a CDS encoding predicted protein: MNRQRQEQYQQQIVALPDAHELPALLVRGVTNFARRHRYISGAYILGLISLLLIGSGAKLSLQQTREYTKLMKTIDLQAEFDASNEYWKARNAYHGTKGWFTCDELCQRNKARMVKAETVLGEIRREGQARMSDAKAVAGLWSEIGVGEVKDSFWQYFYSGKQFARRQSMWDALFIGIRQIGRSRDESWIEYAFKILMQVLINFSLGLLMALGMFVFGLWAIVRSYQPSPLVAVAFFVAAACGAFAFVATYLMAIYGASAASIYGVFKLAETSARARIAEQQRNTHVHGHVHND, encoded by the coding sequence ATGAatcgtcaacgacaagaacaataCCAGCAGCAAATTGTAGCTTTACCCGATGCTCATGAACTCCCAGCTTTACTTGTTCGGGGAGTCACTAATTTCGCCCGTCGCCATAGGTACATAAGCGGGGCGTATATTCTTGGTTTGATCTCCCTACTACTAATTGGAAGTGGTGCGAAGTTATCACTGCAACAGACCCGAGAGTACACTAAGCTTATGAAAACCATAGATTTGCAAGCGGAGTTCGATGCAAGCAACGAATACTGGAAAGCGCGTAACGCGTACCATGGTACGAAGGGATGGTTCACCTGTGACGAGCTCTGCCAGCGAAACAAAGCTCGCATGGTAAAAGCCGAGACAGTCTTAGGCGAGATTAGACGAGAAGGCCAAGCCAGGATGAGTGACGCAAAGGCGGTTGCTGGCTTGTGGAGCGAGATCGGCGTGGGAGAAGTCAAGGACTCCTTTTGGCAATATTTTTATTCTGGCAAGCAGTTTGCGAGAAGACAGTCTATGTGGGATGCCCTCTTCATTGGAATTCGCCAAATTGGGCGAAGTCGAGATGAGTCCTGGATCGAGTACGCCTTCAAAATTCTTATGCAGGTGCTTATCAATTTTTCCCTGGGTCTCTTGATGGCACTCGGAATGTTTGTGTTCGGCCTATGGGCCATAGTTCGGTCTTATCAACCTAGCCCtcttgttgccgttgcttttTTTGTCGCTGCAGCATGTGgagcttttgcttttgttgccACTTACCTCATGGCTATTTACGGTGCATCAGCCGCCAGTATATACGGCGTATTCAAATTGGCAGAGACAAGTGCTCGTGCTAGAATTGCTGAGCAACAACGAAACACTCATGTACATGGCCATGTACATAATGACTAG
- a CDS encoding predicted protein yields the protein MLVLFETPAGYSLFKVTDEKKLKKTDADDIHDTFFSDFGKASKFLEMVSFKPFADTADAVSAASAMVEGKVSKSLTSFLKKKLKKSNDLSVAVADKAIAAPLKESVRDDLKIVHDSKSQEIFRGIRAHMDELLTNDDSNVTKEDLRAMQLGLSHSLSRYKLKFSADKVDTMVIQAVGLLDELDKEINTYAMRVKEWYGWHFPELQGLVGDNAKYSKLVLKAGMRPTFKNYDLSDILEEEDVEAAVKEAAEISMGTEIADFDILNIQSLADQVLSMTEYRSQLYEYLKNRMNAIAPNLTILVGELVGARLISHAGSLMNLAKQPASTVQILGAEKALFRALKTKHDTPKYGLIYHASLIGQAAPKNKGKISRVLAAKASLAIRVDALSDETADQLDTTIGFEGRAKVEARLRQLEGGVFVTNGNVSASKTARYDPVAAKTAAAAPAYNDSSDMVLDVGTNGSKTDENATKKKKKDKKKSDNGDEESPKKKSKKDKKRKAEAVDDEEQDDDEAKKSAKKAKKDKKKRKSQE from the exons ATGCTCGTTTTGTTCGAAACGCCGGCGGGTTATTCGTTGTTCAAG GTCACGGATGAgaaaaagttgaaaaagaCGGACGCCGATGATATTCATGACACGTTTTTTTCCGATTTTGGCAAGGCTAGCAAATTCTTGGAAATGGTGTCGTTCAAGCCTTTTGCCGACACTGCCGATGCCGTATCAGCCGCCTCCGCTATGGTTGAAGGCAAGGTGAGTAAGTCGCTCACCAGTTTTCTAAAAAAGAAACTAAAAAAGTCCAACGACTTGAGCGTAGCCGTCGCCGACAAGGCAATCGCGGCCCCACTCAAAGAGTCAGTTCGTGATGACCTCAAAATTGTGCACGACAGCAAATCGCAGGAAATATTTCGTGGCATCCGTGCGCACATGGATGAATTGCTTACCAACGACGATTCAAACGTAACCAAAGAAGATTTGCGCGCGATGCAGCTTGGTCTCTCTCATTCACTGTCGCGGTACAAGCTCAAATTTTCCGCCGACAAGGTGGATACCATGGTCATCCAAGCCGTGGGCTTGCTGGACGAACTTGACAAAGAAATTAACACATATGCCATGCGTGTCAAGGAATGGTATGGTTGGCACTTTCCTGAGTTGCAAGGGCTCGTTGGCGACAATGCCAAGTACTCAAAACTAGTTCTTAAGGCCGGTATGCGACCTACTTTCAAAAACTACGATTTGAGTGATAttctggaagaagaagacgttGAAGCTGCAGTAAAGGAGGCTGCTGAAATTAGCATGGGCACCGAAAttgctgactttgatatTCTCAACATTCAGTCTCTGGCTGATCAAGTACTGAGCATGACGGAGTATCGGTCGCAACTATATGAGTATCTCAAGAATCGTATGAACGCTATTGCACCCAATTTGACCATTCTTGTCGGTGAATTGGTTGGTGCCCGCTTGATTTCGCATGCTGGATCGTTGATGAATCTTGCTAAACAACCGGCCAGCACAGTACAAATCCTTGGTGCCGAAAAGGCACTCTTTCGCGCTTTAAAAACGAAACACGATACTCCGAAATACGGCTTGATCTATCATGCCTCACTGATAGGACAGGCAGCACCAAAGAACAAGGGAAAAATCTCGCGCGTACTGGCTGCTAAGGCGTCTTTGGCCATTCGGGTTGATGCGCTGTCAGATGAAACCGCTGATCAGCTTGACACGACGATTGGTTTCGAAGGCCGCGCCAAAGTAGAAGCCCGGCTTCGACAATTGGAAGGGGGAGTCTTCGTGACCAACGGTAATGTATCAGCATCCAAGACAGCCAGGTACGATCCTGTGGCGGCCAAGACGGCCGCTGCTGCTCCTGCCTACAACGATTCTAGTGACATGGTATTGGACGTGGGGACAAATGGAAGTAAGACGGACGAGAATgcgacaaagaaaaaaaagaaagataaGAAAAAATCAGACAATGGAGATGAAGAATCACCgaagaaaaagtcaaaaaaggacaagaagcGGAAGGCTGAAgctgtcgacgacgaagaacaggatgatgacgaagcgaaaaagtcagcgaaaaaggccaagaaagacaagaaaaagaggaaGTCACAAGAATGA
- a CDS encoding predicted protein, with protein sequence MAKSIPKSWGERHFQLTEETERYRVAQVEAFILEHNLDSSVQLQLTTTCRGTKEGSPTLPSYHNCFENICAFSGLIGDYQTSCLFDRKLCPRNPYPAIPETIAMYYRWKAGKKGALLYDSNKLPVENATVNKVAGATYVKCTGEWNSPSGLEKARAAFSNLHMLYDNLRGVYQHSCPNCCHLNPKFSANNVDAGDVGIWKSCNRHASKPLLIPHGNAATAKVSVDAFNSIKAILESTHVVKGNVQLNPSQVWQLQQYLINSGDLYNQQTYTIMIVGIKLFLRAEEVLSMKMEDFEMIYAVIHDNSVRSLAVKIKGKSDSKPVLLKIWKDDENPEFCPVRILFCYLKATGIKSGYLFPSWFTLKAGIHDKGNHGHYCNHISYNDWLNRMKTVLCKTFPKDFNYDVGFCVGTHTLCKTAYLFAIWGVLRMWTSSDPGKPLSDITYAQILLSARHASVAHACLYVQDSFTLFDLVQEEQYQESQRVSPWKSILIVQTQAAIGIVAHSRINQQETVAKQADWYFQKEVVMANGFPFTRYYAMACRAKPNLNLQEQFDALIGHAMASKADRLEARRLNTLIIRDSARVASLGVSVDTMAGPSVAPVQISRKRIRAVSGGTDDLARHRASCGQLEVAGSSKKALFQELFEVHSIFTTRQSSLVDGARRWARNRSNTYCIMKDCIVNCFDGDAESYFSSLPTKLAITKHTCTCSDRK encoded by the coding sequence ATGGCAAAAAGCATCCCTAAGAGCTGGGGTGAACGTCACTTCCAGCTAACGGAAGAAACAGAGCGCTACAGAGTTGCACAGGTAGAAGCATTTATTTTGGAGCACAACCTTGACTCGTCGGTTCAACTTCAACTGACAACAACTTGCCGAGGCACAAAAGAGGGTTCGCCTACACTGCCAAGCTACCACAATTGTTTCGAGAATATTTGTGCGTTTTCAGGCTTAATTGGCGACTATCAAACCTCATGCCTCTTTGATAGGAAGCTCTGCCCACGAAACCCCTATCCTGCCATTCCCGAGACAATTGCCATGTATTACCGTTGGAAAGCTGGCAAAAAGGGAGCACTTTTGTACGACAGTAATAAACTTCCAGTGGAAAACGCAACTGTGAACAAGGTGGCTGGAGCCACTTATGTGAAGTGTACTGGAGAGTGGAACTCTCCTTCgggtttggaaaaggctCGCGCAGCTTTTAGCAATCTTCATATGTTATACGACAACCTCAGAGGTGTATACCAACACAGTTGTCCCAACTGCTGCCATTTGAACCCAAAATTTTCTGCGAACAATGTTGACGCAGGAGACGTTGGTATTTGGAAATCATGCAATAGACATGCAAGTAAGCCACTCCTGATTCCACATGGAAATGCTGCTACAGCAAAAGTTTCTGTTGATGCGTTTAACAGTATCAAAGCAATTCTTGAATCGACGCATGTGGTGAAAGGGAATGTCCAGCTTAATCCAAGTCAGGTTTGGCAGCTACAACAATATCTGATTAATTCAGGTGACTTGTACAATCAACAGACATACACTATTATGATTGTGGGAATAAAACTTTTTCTTCGAGCAGAGGAAGTTCTGTCGATGAAAatggaagattttgaaaTGATCTATGCAGTCATCCACGACAATTCCGTCAGGTCGCTTGCAGTCAAGATCAAAGGGAAGAGTGACTCCAAGCCTGTACTattgaagatttggaaagaTGACGAAAATCCTGAGTTCTGCCCTGTTAGAATTTTATTTTGCTACTTGAAGGCTACTGGTATTAAAAGTGGATATTTATTTCCTTCATGGTTTACTCTAAAGGCAGGCATACATGACAAGGGAAACCATGGACATTATTGCAATCATATTAGCTACAATGATTGGCTGAACCGTATGAAGACTGTTCTGTGCAAGACCTTTCCAAAGGATTTCAACTATGatgttggcttttgtgttggCACCCATACTCTTTGTAAGACAGCATACCTGTTTGCGATCTGGGGAGTTTTGCGTATGTGGACATCTTCTGATCCGGGAAAACCCCTTTCCGACATAACATATGCACAAATTTTGCTGTCGGCCCGGCATGCTTCTGTGGCACATGCATGCTTGTACGTACAGGACTCATTCACCCTCTTTGACCTTGTGCAGGAGGAGCAATACCAAGAATCACAGCGCGTTTCCCCATGGAAGTCTATCCTTATTGTTCAAACACAAGCAgccattggcattgttgcCCATTCTCGCATAAATCAACAAGAAACAGTTGCAAAGCAGGCAGATTGGTATTTCCAAAAGGAAGTTGTCATGGCCAATGGATTTCCATTCACTAGGTACTATGCCATGGCCTGTCGTGCAAAGCCAAACCTGAATTTGCAGGAGCAATTTGATGCTCTGATTGGGCATGCTATGGCAAGCAAGGCTGATAGGCTTGAAGCTCGCCGCCTGAACACACTCATTATCAGGGATTCCGCAAGGGTGGCATCACTTGGAGTGTCGGTAGACACCATGGCTGGCCCTTCAGTTGCACCGGTTCAGATAAGTCGAAAACGCATCAGGGCTGTCAGTGGTGGTACGGATGATCTTGCGCGACACCGTGCCAGCTGTGGCCAATTGGAGGTTGCTGGTAGCTCAAAGAAAGCTCTCTTTCAGGAGCTGTTTGAAGTGCACAGCATCTTCACAACTCGACAAAGCAGTCTTGTCGACGGAGCTAGACGCTGGGCCAGGAATCGCAGCAATACTTACTGCATCATGAAAGATTGCATTGTGAATTGCTTTGATGGAGATGCGGAATCCTACTTTTCGAGCCTGCCAACAAAGCTTGCCATCACGAAACACACCTGCACTTGCTCAGATCGAAAGTAA